TGCTAAGGCTCGGTGTGGATTCAGTTATTCCGGACACACCGTTATTTAATAAAGTAACAGTTTCAATTTCACTGGTCAATAAATCGATCGTATAAATATTAGGAATTCCCTGGTGGTCCGAAACGAAAATAATCTTTTCTTCTTCGCCAATCCATTGCGGCGCTGTGATATTGCCGGCTAAATCCGTAACCAGGTCAATTTTACCGGATTCTAATGTATATAAAGCCACATCCAAATCACCAAAAAATAGCTGGTCAATATCTGTACCTGTTCCACGGTCGGTTGAAAAAACAATCCGTTTGCCATCTAGAGACCATTGTGGATGAAGTTCCGCATAGCGATCATTTGTTAGTTGTTGTATCTTTTTATCCGCCAGGTTGACTATATAAAGATCGGATTTACCTCCCTTAATTCCAACAAATACAATTTGAGTCCCATCGGGAGAAAAAGCCGGAGAGCTTAATCCATTCAATTCATCGAATGTCATTTTAAACAATACCTTTTTAGATTGCGCATTGACGATATAAATTCCATCATCTTTTCCGGTCTTTGATACAAATGCTATTCGCTTTCCATCACGGGACCAGTTTATGGCAGTATCGAAAAACCGCAAGACTTCAAATCGATTACTCTCTCCGCCCTTAATCAAACGATCCTCTTTTAGATCCCCATCATCCGATTGAGTGATTAAAAAAATGTCATCTTTTAAATTCTTATTCGAAACATAAGCGATACTCTTACCATCAGGGCTAACTGCAGGCACAATGTTCATGCGATGGAAAGCGCCGGTTTTCTTGGTGATCTGCTGTGCAATATCTCCAGGCTCTTTGAGGGTTATATCAGTCTGGTAAACCAATTCACGCATTGCCGCGTGCCATTTTTCTGTTAATTTCTTGGGATCCATCTTTAACTGGGCTTTTAAAGCAGGTTCGAATTTTCCTAAATTAACTGCAGTTTTTAAAAGGTCACCGACTTTTCTCTTGCCATATGTCTCCCCGATGTAATACCAGAGAGACTCCCCGAGCCGGTAAACTCGAATATCAAAGGTATTGTTTAATTTATCGACAGTTAAGAGATTGTCGTTTTCAAATCCATCACGGACCCACATTCGAGTCGTGTTACTCATCCCAACGGAAAGGTATTCAGCCATTCCCTCAACAAACCAAAGAGGTGGATTAAACCGGGATTTAGCGATTTGGTTATCCGGCCTAAGAATAATATCGAACTGGAAAGCATGAACCAATTCGTGAATCAAGACATGATTGAATTCACGGTAAGAACCTGTAATCGGAAGTGCAACCCGGTTTTTTAGAGATTCGGTGACCCCGCGTGTGCCATCTCCTATCATTCCCTGAACGATATTTGTTTGTTGAAAATCGTTTACAGAGGCATAAAGAAGCAGGGGGATTCTTTCTTTAATTTGATGATCAAAAACTTCGGAAAGATAATCATATCCACGTTCTGCCATTCGGGCAGCATCGAAAGCGGCTTGTTTTTCTTCCGAGTAATAATGTACATCAAAATGCTCGGTTCGTAAAACGGACCAATCAAAATTTTTGTAGTGGACTTTATTTTGACCGAATTGAGTTGCTGTTTGGGACAACGCCGGAAGATTAAGAATTCCGATAAGTAATAGTGCTGCAAAGCAATGAGGCAAAAATGTTTTTGTCTTCATTTTGTCAACCTCCGTAATTATTTTCATGTAAAAGTTCGATACCCATTAAAACTCATAGCTCCTTAGAGTTTTATCAAATTTTCGAATACCTCCAATCTTTAATTTGCTTTGCCTTTGATATATTTATTTTTCGTCAATTGATCTCTGTAACTTTACGAATTGAATTAGGTTTCAAATAATTTTTTCTCCGCAAAAAATAGTTGAGTTAATCTTTTTAGACTTGATAAGATTAACTTTGTTTAAAAACAATTGGTTATAACAGAGTATAAAACGCTTTAAATAATTTGCTAAATTTTCAATTCAGACTTGACATTGACAAGAGTGAAACGTAATTTGGACAATTACATTATCACTAAAAACCGGCTACAAGAAGAGACTCAAATGTAATCATGGGTTGAGTTAAATTGAAAATCGGTAGCTGGCTAAAAACATTAAGTTTTGTTATAACTCTTTTCAAAAATTAAAAATGAGTATCAAAATGATCTGGAGATAATTGATGTCTGATAATTTAAAGTTAAATCGCCGGACAGTTTTTAGCTGGTGCATGTATGATTTTGCGAATTCTCCCTTCACAACACTGGTTGTGACCTTTATTTATTCCGCATATTTTACCGGCTACCATGCAGAAAACATCACGGTTGGGACAGTATATTGGTCTCGAGCCGTGACTATAACTGCAATTATCGTGGCTCTTTTATCTCCAATTGTTGGTGTCATGGCAGATCGGGGTGGAACCCGCAAACTTTTTCTTTTCATAACAACTGCTACCTGTGTTGTTGCTTCGACTTTCCTCTATACCATTGAGCCAGGATTTGTATTGCAAGCGCTCATTTGGTTCGTGATCGCAAATATCGCATTTGAAATGGGAGCGGTTTTTTATAATGCTTTTTTGCCTGATATCACTCCATTGGAGAAAATAGGCCGAGTTTCCGGATATGGTTGGGCATTGGGTTATGTGGGCGGATTGCTGGCATTGGTCATTGCTTTTGTTGGATT
This candidate division KSB1 bacterium DNA region includes the following protein-coding sequences:
- a CDS encoding PD40 domain-containing protein, whose protein sequence is MKTKTFLPHCFAALLLIGILNLPALSQTATQFGQNKVHYKNFDWSVLRTEHFDVHYYSEEKQAAFDAARMAERGYDYLSEVFDHQIKERIPLLLYASVNDFQQTNIVQGMIGDGTRGVTESLKNRVALPITGSYREFNHVLIHELVHAFQFDIILRPDNQIAKSRFNPPLWFVEGMAEYLSVGMSNTTRMWVRDGFENDNLLTVDKLNNTFDIRVYRLGESLWYYIGETYGKRKVGDLLKTAVNLGKFEPALKAQLKMDPKKLTEKWHAAMRELVYQTDITLKEPGDIAQQITKKTGAFHRMNIVPAVSPDGKSIAYVSNKNLKDDIFLITQSDDGDLKEDRLIKGGESNRFEVLRFFDTAINWSRDGKRIAFVSKTGKDDGIYIVNAQSKKVLFKMTFDELNGLSSPAFSPDGTQIVFVGIKGGKSDLYIVNLADKKIQQLTNDRYAELHPQWSLDGKRIVFSTDRGTGTDIDQLFFGDLDVALYTLESGKIDLVTDLAGNITAPQWIGEEEKIIFVSDHQGIPNIYTIDLLTSEIETVTLLNNGVSGITESTPSLSISADGKTIAFSAYVNGAWQLFRMEYPPQEPVLAVESSRTNINTEPSNGNSDETNGSYPLSIKSNLLPELPEPNEFLSEYELADTDSIEERDYSGKLKLDAVALGGNIGGLYGSAGGAQLLFSDILGNHNLIFSTGLRFTNPLKSDLGLAYFNLGNRFNYGAQIYQNAYSYITFLSSSAQGFVQQIYRGVSVFAQYPFSRFSRIELSTGIANVSQEEVIEGYINGSRVKTTQNLGSFSFGQVSASYVHDNISFGYIGPRSGSRYRLTVQQTVKDFEFTTLFIDYRKYASINSRSVLAWRFLGGTSMGRDKQYFRIGGPYDFRGADYGELLGSKFIVQNLEFRFPIFPFLSEKYDFISGVTFFDAAAAWGEDIPGYIKESFQPFTTEGGFGFKDLKGAAGIGARMNLGFLSFRLDLAWPTDLRHFEKPNTLFSIGTDF